Proteins from one Mycobacterium sp. SMC-2 genomic window:
- a CDS encoding DUF5302 domain-containing protein codes for MAEPKSSEAPESDDDTKRKFREALERKMAKSSGGSDHKNGSGKQARAHGPVENRREFRRKSG; via the coding sequence ATGGCTGAACCCAAGTCGTCGGAGGCGCCGGAATCGGACGACGACACCAAGCGCAAGTTCCGTGAGGCCCTCGAACGCAAGATGGCCAAGTCGTCGGGCGGCTCCGACCACAAGAACGGCAGCGGCAAGCAGGCGCGGGCGCATGGCCCGGTGGAGAACCGCCGCGAATTCCGCCGCAAGAGCGGGTGA
- a CDS encoding nuclear transport factor 2 family protein: MVVDEARLALMLARDELHALVTAYCRAVDRADYEALRGLYHPDATDSHGSFSTGGVEQFIAQLRAAEPYVRVSQHNITTTNFVIEGEDARGEVYCLVFHTFAGPEHDIDVIIGGRYLDTYTRHDGRWKFRQRTIVADWAYRNDPSHLDFSHPSTRGSLRGAPGQADPSISLFEPPKG, encoded by the coding sequence GTGGTGGTGGATGAGGCGCGATTGGCACTGATGCTGGCCCGCGACGAACTGCACGCGCTCGTCACCGCCTATTGCCGGGCCGTCGACCGCGCCGACTATGAAGCGCTGCGGGGCCTGTACCACCCCGACGCGACGGACTCGCACGGCTCGTTCTCGACGGGCGGCGTCGAACAGTTCATCGCACAGCTACGGGCGGCGGAGCCCTACGTGCGTGTCTCGCAACACAACATCACCACAACGAACTTCGTGATCGAGGGCGAGGACGCCCGCGGTGAGGTCTACTGCCTGGTGTTCCACACCTTCGCCGGCCCCGAACACGACATCGACGTCATCATCGGCGGCCGGTACCTGGACACCTACACCCGACACGACGGCCGCTGGAAGTTCCGTCAACGCACCATCGTGGCGGATTGGGCGTACCGCAACGACCCGTCGCACTTGGACTTCTCGCACCCGAGCACCCGGGGCAGCCTGCGCGGCGCACCGGGCCAGGCCGACCCGTCGATCAGCCTGTTCGAACCGCCCAAAGGCTGA
- a CDS encoding phage major capsid protein: MTIEVTGGNSTLLQSEVASLLVQPLEQASTFLAAGPVIYDTNDTLRVPRIANGVTAGFVAEGSQIGDGDFSFDEVTLLPSTLKGIKTLVRVSNELIRQSVVGLEVVLQQRLITDVAHALDAALWDGTGSSNTIKGILRATGIATGTLDLTDADSLIDGLATAQGNHVNPTHWVMTSATFAALRKLKVANPGATSDQDFRQYLFDPSTIQNGTAFQLFGLPVIVTDNIPAVSTKNRVALVDMSKVVVARDVDSDVFISPHLAADYDSVVIRVVTRFDVALLQNHAVTLLTEA, encoded by the coding sequence ATGACCATCGAGGTCACGGGTGGCAACTCCACCCTTTTGCAATCCGAAGTAGCTTCACTACTTGTCCAGCCGCTAGAACAGGCTTCCACCTTCCTGGCCGCCGGGCCGGTCATCTACGACACCAACGACACCCTTCGCGTTCCGCGTATCGCTAACGGTGTGACTGCGGGGTTTGTGGCGGAAGGTTCCCAGATTGGGGACGGGGACTTCTCGTTTGACGAGGTGACCCTTCTGCCGTCCACCCTCAAGGGCATTAAGACGCTCGTGAGGGTGAGTAACGAGCTGATCCGTCAAAGTGTGGTTGGTCTGGAAGTTGTTCTACAACAACGCCTTATCACTGATGTCGCACACGCATTAGACGCCGCTCTGTGGGACGGCACTGGCAGCTCCAACACCATTAAGGGCATTCTCCGCGCCACCGGTATCGCGACCGGCACACTGGACTTGACCGATGCCGACAGCCTGATCGACGGCCTGGCGACCGCACAAGGCAACCACGTCAACCCGACGCACTGGGTGATGACGTCGGCCACGTTCGCCGCGCTCCGCAAGCTGAAGGTGGCAAACCCTGGCGCGACATCTGACCAGGACTTCCGCCAATACCTGTTTGACCCCAGCACGATTCAGAACGGCACCGCGTTCCAGCTATTCGGCCTGCCCGTCATAGTCACTGACAACATCCCAGCTGTCTCGACTAAGAACCGTGTTGCGCTGGTGGACATGTCCAAGGTAGTTGTGGCCCGCGATGTTGACTCCGACGTGTTCATTTCGCCGCACCTGGCGGCCGACTACGACTCGGTCGTTATCCGCGTGGTAACCCGGTTCGACGTGGCCCTGCTACAGAATCACGCGGTCACCCTACTCACCGAGGCGTAA
- a CDS encoding class I SAM-dependent methyltransferase, with protein sequence MTTTVDNPFFARIWPVVATHETEAIRALRRENLAGLSGRVLEVGAGIGTNFPHYPESVHEVVAVEPEPRLAAQARAAADVVSARVVVTGETAEGFSGGDPFDAVVCSLVLCSVRDPGGVLQRLYSLLRPGGELRYLEHVASGGARGRLQRFADATLWPRLFGNCHTHRDTERAIVDAGFEVDISRREFTLPAWAPMPVSELLLGRARRP encoded by the coding sequence ATGACAACGACGGTGGACAACCCGTTCTTCGCGCGCATCTGGCCCGTCGTCGCCACCCATGAAACCGAGGCGATACGGGCCCTGCGCCGGGAGAACCTGGCGGGGTTGTCGGGGCGGGTGCTCGAAGTCGGGGCGGGCATCGGGACGAACTTCCCGCACTACCCGGAGTCGGTCCACGAGGTGGTCGCGGTGGAGCCCGAGCCGCGGCTGGCGGCCCAGGCCCGCGCCGCCGCGGACGTGGTGTCCGCCCGTGTCGTCGTGACCGGCGAGACGGCCGAGGGGTTCAGCGGCGGCGACCCGTTCGACGCCGTGGTGTGCTCGCTGGTGTTGTGCTCGGTGCGCGACCCCGGCGGCGTGCTGCAACGGCTCTACTCGTTGCTACGGCCGGGCGGGGAGTTGCGATACCTCGAGCACGTCGCGAGCGGCGGCGCGCGGGGCCGCCTGCAACGGTTCGCCGACGCGACGCTGTGGCCCCGGTTGTTCGGCAACTGCCACACCCACCGCGATACCGAGCGCGCGATCGTCGACGCCGGGTTCGAGGTTGACATTTCCCGGCGCGAGTTCACGCTGCCGGCGTGGGCGCCGATGCCGGTGTCGGAATTGCTGCTGGGCCGCGCCCGCCGGCCGTAG
- a CDS encoding GntR family transcriptional regulator, with the protein MELRDLLKVDVKASRPLFDQLRTQVIDGVRAGALPPGTRLPTVRDLAGQLGVAANTVARAYRELESAAIVETRGRFGTFISRFDPTDAAMAAAAREYVEVARALGLTKSDAMRYLTNVADD; encoded by the coding sequence GTGGAGCTGCGGGATTTGCTGAAGGTCGACGTGAAGGCGAGCAGGCCACTGTTCGACCAGCTCAGGACCCAAGTCATCGACGGTGTTCGGGCCGGCGCCCTGCCGCCCGGGACCCGGCTCCCCACGGTGCGCGACCTGGCCGGCCAGCTGGGCGTCGCGGCCAACACCGTCGCCCGTGCGTACCGGGAATTGGAGTCGGCGGCGATCGTCGAAACCCGGGGTCGCTTCGGCACTTTCATCTCTCGCTTCGACCCGACCGATGCCGCCATGGCCGCCGCCGCCAGGGAGTACGTCGAGGTGGCCCGCGCGCTGGGGCTGACCAAGTCCGACGCGATGCGTTACCTGACGAACGTGGCGGACGACTGA
- a CDS encoding PPOX class F420-dependent oxidoreductase: MGRQVFDDKLLAVISGNSLGVLATIKRDGRPQLSNVSYHFDPRDLAIRVSITEPRAKTRNLRRDPRTSILVDADDGWSYAVAEGTAILTPPAAAPGDDTVEGLIALYRNIAGEHPDWDEFRQAMVTDRRVLLTLPISHVYGMPPGVR, encoded by the coding sequence ATGGGGCGCCAAGTCTTCGACGACAAGCTGCTGGCCGTGATCAGTGGAAACTCTCTCGGAGTGCTGGCCACCATCAAACGCGACGGGCGTCCGCAGCTGTCGAACGTCAGCTACCACTTCGACCCGCGCGACTTGGCCATCCGGGTGTCGATCACCGAGCCGCGGGCCAAGACCCGCAACCTGCGCCGCGATCCGCGGACGTCCATCCTGGTCGACGCCGACGACGGGTGGTCGTACGCGGTGGCCGAAGGCACGGCGATCTTGACGCCCCCGGCGGCCGCCCCCGGCGACGACACCGTCGAGGGGCTGATTGCCTTGTACCGCAACATCGCCGGCGAACACCCGGATTGGGACGAGTTCCGCCAGGCGATGGTCACCGATCGGCGGGTGCTGCTGACCCTGCCGATCTCGCACGTGTACGGCATGCCGCCCGGCGTGCGGTAG
- a CDS encoding 4a-hydroxytetrahydrobiopterin dehydratase produces MAVLTDEQVDAALPELNGWERIDGALRRSIKFPSFLAGIDAVRRVGEHAESKDHHPDIDIRWRTVTFALVTHSEGGITDKDVAMAHDIDEIVGS; encoded by the coding sequence ATGGCTGTGTTAACGGATGAGCAAGTGGACGCCGCACTGCCCGAGCTCAACGGATGGGAGCGCATCGACGGTGCGCTGCGCCGGTCGATCAAGTTTCCGAGTTTTCTCGCCGGCATCGACGCGGTGCGCCGGGTGGGCGAGCACGCGGAGAGCAAGGACCATCACCCGGATATTGATATCCGTTGGCGGACAGTGACTTTCGCCCTGGTTACGCATTCCGAGGGTGGGATTACCGACAAGGACGTGGCCATGGCCCACGACATCGACGAGATCGTCGGCAGTTAG
- a CDS encoding phage portal protein, whose product MNQDLLVELLHTLDGPQWRYSTLQSYYTGRQPLSFLSPEARVALGDRFGRMASNLPRLAVTSLAERLRVVGFKGADVWPDWLRLDLDQLSAAAHRDALLFGQSFVICWADSVGRPLVTVESPKQVAVISDPGTRAVTSAVKRWRTQTTTEAVVYLPDQIIRLRADTPGAATAGFYVVETLDNPMGVVPVVPLRNSDLVSVWRPDANGTTDIGHSELDDLMPLVDGLNKVLTDLLVSSEYVGRPRRWATGIELVERPVLDADGNPVLDNNNEPVMETVSPIPEGDRLMTAESEQAKFGQLDAADLRGYTNAVNVLVTQIMAVSALPAHYVGILTDSPTSADAIRAAEASLTARAEARQQSFGRGWEQAARLMVAVRDGVDPAVVDVQVQWAPADTRSVAAEADATVKLFQAGLLPASYALQKLGYSADEIAAIRAARTADAATLANHGTNPANGPQREAQGQK is encoded by the coding sequence TTGAACCAAGATTTATTGGTTGAGCTGCTGCACACTCTGGACGGCCCGCAGTGGCGCTACTCCACCTTGCAGAGTTACTACACCGGCAGGCAACCACTTTCATTCCTATCTCCTGAGGCGCGGGTTGCGCTGGGTGACCGGTTCGGCCGCATGGCGTCGAACCTTCCCCGGCTGGCGGTGACGAGTCTGGCCGAACGCCTGCGCGTTGTGGGTTTCAAGGGTGCAGACGTGTGGCCCGACTGGCTTCGGTTAGACCTCGATCAGTTGTCGGCGGCCGCGCACCGTGACGCGCTGCTGTTCGGTCAGTCGTTTGTGATCTGTTGGGCGGACAGCGTAGGTCGGCCGCTCGTGACGGTGGAATCCCCGAAGCAAGTTGCGGTGATTTCCGACCCCGGCACGCGGGCGGTCACGTCTGCGGTGAAGCGGTGGCGCACCCAAACCACTACCGAGGCCGTGGTGTACCTGCCCGATCAGATCATCCGGCTTAGGGCTGACACACCCGGCGCGGCAACCGCCGGCTTCTACGTGGTGGAAACCCTGGACAACCCGATGGGCGTGGTTCCGGTTGTGCCGCTGCGTAACTCGGACCTGGTTAGCGTGTGGCGTCCCGACGCAAACGGAACCACTGACATCGGGCATTCGGAGCTTGACGATCTGATGCCGCTGGTTGACGGGCTCAACAAGGTGCTGACCGATCTCCTCGTTTCCAGTGAGTACGTGGGTCGGCCGCGACGGTGGGCTACGGGCATTGAGCTGGTGGAGCGGCCGGTGTTGGACGCGGACGGCAACCCCGTCTTGGACAACAACAATGAGCCTGTCATGGAAACCGTGTCACCCATTCCCGAGGGCGACCGGCTCATGACCGCCGAGAGTGAGCAGGCCAAGTTTGGCCAATTGGACGCCGCTGACCTCCGCGGCTACACGAACGCCGTCAACGTGCTGGTCACTCAGATCATGGCAGTGAGCGCTCTTCCCGCGCACTATGTGGGCATTCTGACCGACAGCCCGACGAGTGCTGACGCGATCCGCGCGGCGGAAGCGTCGTTGACTGCACGGGCGGAGGCCCGGCAACAGTCGTTTGGTCGTGGGTGGGAACAGGCGGCGCGCCTCATGGTGGCTGTCCGGGACGGCGTTGATCCGGCCGTGGTGGACGTGCAAGTGCAGTGGGCGCCCGCCGATACCCGCAGTGTGGCAGCCGAGGCGGACGCCACAGTCAAGTTGTTCCAAGCCGGTTTGTTGCCTGCGTCGTACGCGTTGCAGAAGCTGGGTTATTCCGCCGACGAGATAGCGGCGATCAGGGCCGCCAGGACGGCCGATGCGGCCACCCTGGCCAATCACGGCACCAACCCCGCGAACGGCCCGCAGCGTGAAGCTCAGGGCCAGAAGTAA
- a CDS encoding terminase large subunit domain-containing protein translates to MLPRGNGKSTLLAALAIWELFCGGESATVVIVAFSKEQAGLIFGIARQFVQMSDPLASRCQVGRDRLTIPARYATLQTLPAEPAALEGLDYTLALLDEAGRVARETYEVLTLAQSKRPVSTLVAIGTPPPDPTDSVLTDLRNIHAELGDDHVVWREFSANDFQHHPPDCRHCIALANPALGDFLDAEDAVKLLKTTREGTFRRARLCQLVNDTVGEFLPAGVWAARSTGQGIAPGAPVVIALDGSHSDDSTALVIGTVSAEPHFDVLAVWEKPADDAGWQVPIAEVEECIRQARNIYRVVELVADPWGWLRTMQLLEAEGLVVSQFPHSPSRLVAATTDLYNAAVNGNLTHSGNATLAAHIGNAVVVRNHRGCRIEKASRRGRKVDAAAALVMCHSRATWHGTRKPKKRYASFAN, encoded by the coding sequence ATGCTTCCTCGCGGCAATGGAAAGTCGACGTTGCTTGCAGCGCTGGCCATTTGGGAATTGTTCTGCGGTGGCGAATCGGCGACGGTGGTTATTGTCGCCTTCAGTAAGGAACAGGCGGGGCTTATTTTTGGGATTGCCCGCCAGTTCGTGCAGATGTCCGACCCGTTGGCGTCTCGCTGTCAGGTGGGTAGGGATCGGCTGACGATTCCGGCCAGGTATGCCACGTTGCAGACCCTACCGGCTGAACCGGCGGCCCTTGAGGGCCTCGACTACACCCTGGCTCTGCTCGATGAAGCGGGCCGTGTGGCGCGGGAGACGTATGAAGTTCTGACCCTGGCGCAGTCGAAGAGGCCGGTGTCCACGCTGGTGGCTATCGGGACGCCGCCGCCCGACCCGACCGATTCGGTGTTGACCGATCTGCGCAACATTCACGCCGAACTTGGTGACGATCATGTGGTGTGGAGAGAGTTCTCCGCCAATGACTTTCAGCATCACCCGCCCGATTGTCGGCACTGCATCGCGTTAGCGAATCCCGCGCTCGGTGATTTTCTCGACGCCGAGGATGCGGTTAAGTTGCTGAAGACGACCCGCGAAGGCACGTTCCGGCGTGCGCGGTTGTGCCAGCTGGTGAACGACACGGTGGGCGAGTTTTTGCCCGCCGGGGTGTGGGCTGCCCGCTCCACGGGTCAAGGGATCGCACCGGGTGCCCCGGTAGTCATCGCCCTTGACGGGTCACATTCGGATGACTCGACCGCGCTGGTGATCGGCACGGTATCCGCCGAGCCGCACTTCGATGTGCTCGCGGTGTGGGAGAAGCCCGCCGACGATGCGGGCTGGCAGGTTCCCATCGCTGAGGTTGAAGAGTGCATTAGGCAGGCCCGAAACATATACCGGGTTGTTGAATTAGTTGCTGACCCGTGGGGATGGCTGCGGACCATGCAGCTCCTAGAGGCTGAGGGTCTGGTGGTTTCGCAGTTCCCACATTCACCGTCCCGCCTCGTGGCGGCCACCACCGATCTGTACAACGCGGCCGTCAACGGCAACCTCACCCATTCGGGCAACGCGACGCTGGCGGCCCACATCGGCAACGCGGTGGTGGTCCGTAACCATCGCGGCTGCCGCATCGAGAAGGCTTCTCGGCGGGGCCGCAAGGTGGACGCCGCTGCGGCGCTGGTCATGTGTCACTCGCGGGCTACTTGGCACGGCACCCGTAAACCTAAGAAAAGATATGCGAGTTTCGCGAATTGA
- a CDS encoding mannosyltransferase: protein MRIDTTSAAPTAPPRRRFASLLRAAAPALLVASVAARLGWTYLSPHGANFVDLHVYLGGAAAIDHPGTLYSYVYADQTPDFPLPFTYPPFAAVVFYPLSLLPFGLVAFAWQIATMAALYGAIRISQRLIGVAPGADGRRLAMGWTAISIWIEPLRSTFDYGQVNVLLMLAVLWAVLTTRWWLSGLLVGVAAGIKLTPAIAGVYLVGVRRWAAAVFSAAVFLATIGVSALVVGDQTRYYFTKLLGDAHRVGPIATSINQSWRGGISRILGHDAGFGPPVLIAIGATAVVAVLAWRALGPSDRLGKLLVVELFGLLLSPISWTHHWVWLVPLMVWAIHGPVRERPGARIVGWGWLALAIAGVPWLLLYAQPTIWQISRPWYLAWAGLLYIVAAVATLVWIGATGRSKD from the coding sequence ATGCGGATAGACACCACCTCGGCCGCGCCAACCGCACCCCCGCGCCGGCGGTTCGCGAGTCTGCTTCGGGCGGCGGCACCCGCGCTGCTGGTCGCCAGCGTCGCCGCGCGGCTCGGCTGGACCTACCTGTCGCCGCACGGCGCGAACTTCGTCGACCTGCACGTTTATCTCGGCGGCGCCGCCGCCATCGACCATCCCGGCACGCTGTACAGCTACGTCTATGCCGATCAGACACCGGACTTCCCGCTGCCGTTCACCTATCCGCCCTTCGCGGCGGTCGTCTTCTACCCGCTGAGCCTGCTGCCGTTCGGCCTGGTCGCCTTCGCATGGCAGATCGCCACGATGGCCGCGCTGTACGGGGCGATCCGGATCAGTCAGCGCTTGATCGGTGTTGCGCCCGGCGCCGACGGCCGCCGCCTGGCCATGGGGTGGACGGCGATCTCGATCTGGATCGAACCGCTGCGCAGCACGTTCGACTACGGCCAGGTCAACGTGCTGCTGATGCTCGCGGTGCTGTGGGCGGTCCTGACGACACGGTGGTGGCTGTCCGGGTTGCTGGTCGGCGTGGCGGCCGGGATCAAGCTGACGCCGGCGATCGCCGGTGTCTATCTGGTCGGCGTGCGGAGATGGGCCGCGGCGGTTTTCTCCGCCGCGGTCTTCCTGGCCACGATCGGCGTGTCGGCCCTGGTGGTCGGGGATCAGACCCGCTACTACTTCACGAAGCTGCTGGGCGACGCGCACCGAGTGGGGCCCATCGCCACGTCGATCAATCAATCCTGGCGCGGCGGCATCTCCCGGATCCTGGGACACGACGCCGGCTTCGGCCCGCCGGTCCTGATCGCCATCGGCGCCACCGCGGTGGTGGCCGTGCTGGCCTGGCGGGCGCTGGGCCCGTCCGACCGGCTGGGCAAGTTACTGGTGGTCGAGCTGTTCGGGCTGCTGCTGTCGCCCATTTCGTGGACCCACCACTGGGTGTGGCTGGTGCCGCTGATGGTCTGGGCGATTCACGGGCCGGTGCGCGAGCGCCCCGGCGCGCGGATCGTCGGCTGGGGCTGGCTGGCGCTCGCCATCGCCGGCGTGCCGTGGCTGCTGCTCTACGCCCAGCCGACCATCTGGCAGATCAGCCGGCCCTGGTATCTGGCCTGGGCCGGCCTGCTCTACATCGTGGCGGCCGTGGCGACCTTGGTGTGGATCGGCGCCACCGGCAGGTCGAAGGACTAA
- a CDS encoding NAD-dependent deacylase: MRVTVLSGAGISAESGVPTFRDDKNGLWARFDPYELSSTQGWRDNPERVWGWYLWRHYLVADVQPNVGHRAIAAWQDGAEVSVITQNVDDLHERAGSAPVHHLHGSLFEFRCDRCGTPYTGELPAMAEPMLEVQPPVCHCGGLIRPDIVWFGEALPDAPWQSAVDATEAADVMVVVGTSAIVYPAAGLAELALSRGTAVIEVNPEVTPLSRHATLSIRETASQALPGLLQRLPALLK, encoded by the coding sequence ATGCGAGTAACGGTGCTGAGCGGCGCGGGGATCTCCGCGGAGAGCGGCGTGCCGACCTTCCGCGACGACAAGAACGGGTTGTGGGCCCGCTTCGATCCTTACGAGCTGTCCAGCACGCAAGGGTGGCGCGACAATCCCGAGCGGGTCTGGGGTTGGTACTTGTGGCGTCACTATCTGGTGGCCGACGTTCAGCCGAACGTCGGGCATCGCGCCATCGCGGCCTGGCAGGACGGCGCCGAGGTCAGCGTCATCACTCAGAACGTCGACGACTTGCACGAGCGTGCCGGGAGCGCGCCGGTTCACCACCTGCACGGCAGCCTGTTCGAATTCCGTTGCGACCGTTGCGGTACGCCCTACACCGGTGAGCTGCCCGCGATGGCCGAGCCGATGCTCGAGGTTCAGCCACCGGTCTGTCACTGCGGCGGCCTGATCCGGCCCGACATCGTGTGGTTCGGTGAGGCGTTGCCCGACGCGCCGTGGCAGAGCGCCGTCGACGCGACCGAGGCCGCCGACGTCATGGTGGTGGTCGGAACGTCGGCGATCGTCTATCCGGCGGCCGGGCTGGCAGAGCTGGCGCTGTCGCGCGGCACGGCCGTCATCGAGGTCAATCCGGAGGTCACGCCGCTGTCCAGGCACGCGACGCTCAGCATTCGCGAGACCGCCAGCCAGGCCTTGCCCGGGTTGCTGCAGCGGCTGCCCGCCCTGCTGAAGTAG
- a CDS encoding tyrosine-type recombinase/integrase — MSVALPPVDITTLVASFEIALKSARRSPQTQKLYLSSIRRYFAWCANNGHPAQIDRGQVQAWIADLLDSGAQSATAAVRLAGVRQFSKWLAEEGEIDSDPLLRLNAPKSDTPITPVLTEDQLRALIKACQGSGLKDRRDEAIVRLLAETGMRAGELIALELDDVDLSRGLVMIRRGKGGKGRIAPFGPQTARALDRYIRLRRGHPGAESKALWLGARTHQPLGPHGLRVTLADRAKTANINGFHPHVLRHTFASRWMSSRGSEGGLMSVAGWSSREMLDRYARATAAERATAEARALNLGDF; from the coding sequence ATGAGCGTTGCACTTCCCCCGGTGGACATCACCACCCTGGTCGCTAGTTTCGAGATCGCCCTCAAGTCGGCCCGTCGCTCTCCACAGACGCAGAAGCTGTATCTGTCGAGTATCCGCCGCTACTTCGCATGGTGCGCGAATAACGGGCATCCCGCTCAGATTGATCGCGGCCAGGTTCAAGCTTGGATTGCTGATTTGCTTGACTCCGGTGCTCAGTCCGCAACGGCAGCGGTGCGGCTGGCCGGCGTCCGTCAGTTCTCCAAATGGTTGGCCGAAGAGGGAGAGATCGACTCCGATCCGCTGCTGAGATTGAACGCACCGAAGTCGGATACCCCGATCACGCCAGTACTCACCGAGGATCAGCTTCGTGCGTTGATCAAGGCGTGCCAGGGAAGTGGCCTCAAAGACCGCCGTGACGAAGCGATCGTCCGATTGCTGGCCGAAACCGGGATGCGGGCCGGGGAGTTGATCGCCTTGGAGCTGGACGACGTTGACCTGTCGCGCGGGCTGGTGATGATTCGCCGCGGAAAAGGCGGCAAGGGCAGGATTGCGCCGTTTGGCCCGCAGACGGCCCGCGCCCTGGACCGCTATATCAGGTTGCGGCGCGGCCATCCTGGGGCCGAAAGCAAGGCGCTGTGGTTGGGTGCGCGCACTCACCAGCCGCTTGGACCGCACGGGTTGCGGGTCACTTTGGCCGACCGCGCTAAAACTGCAAATATCAACGGCTTTCACCCTCATGTACTTCGACACACTTTCGCCAGCAGATGGATGTCGTCTCGCGGGTCTGAAGGCGGTCTGATGTCGGTCGCCGGTTGGTCATCGCGGGAGATGCTCGACAGGTACGCCCGCGCCACTGCAGCCGAGCGCGCCACGGCTGAGGCTCGGGCGCTAAACCTCGGGGACTTCTGA
- a CDS encoding DUF1697 domain-containing protein gives MTPYAAFLRGVNVGGVNLKMAEVARALTDAGFTGVRTILASGNVLLESSAGAAAVRKKAEATLRDGFGYDAWVLVYDLETVRAVVDAYPFEPEVDGFQSYVTFVADNAALDELAALGGGAGPDERIARGAGVIYWQVPKGATLDSTIGKTMGKPRYKSSTTTRNLRTLAKVLR, from the coding sequence ATGACCCCGTACGCGGCTTTTTTGCGCGGCGTCAACGTCGGCGGAGTCAACCTCAAAATGGCCGAGGTGGCGCGCGCATTGACCGACGCGGGATTCACCGGCGTGCGCACCATCCTGGCCAGCGGGAACGTGCTGCTGGAGTCATCCGCCGGTGCGGCGGCGGTGCGCAAGAAGGCCGAAGCCACGCTGCGCGACGGCTTCGGCTATGACGCGTGGGTGCTGGTCTACGACCTCGAAACCGTGCGCGCCGTCGTGGACGCCTACCCGTTCGAGCCCGAGGTGGACGGCTTTCAGTCCTACGTCACGTTCGTCGCCGACAACGCGGCGCTCGACGAGCTCGCCGCGCTGGGCGGCGGCGCCGGCCCCGACGAGAGGATCGCCCGCGGCGCGGGCGTCATCTATTGGCAGGTGCCCAAGGGCGCCACCCTGGACAGCACGATCGGCAAGACAATGGGCAAGCCGCGCTACAAGTCCTCGACGACCACGCGCAACCTGCGCACGCTGGCCAAAGTATTGCGGTAA
- a CDS encoding HhH-GPD-type base excision DNA repair protein codes for MKLWLAQDPEADALLDEDPLALLIGMVLDQQVPFETAFAGPKKIADRMGGFGAHEIAEFDPDKFAALCSEKPAIHRFPGSMAKRIQTLAQIIVDRYDGDAAGLWTAGDPDGAEVLRRIKGLPGFGEVKAQIFLALLGKQYGVTPEGWRAAAGQFGKAGTHISVADIVDAQSMGAVRSYKKQMKAAAKKGRAAT; via the coding sequence GTGAAACTGTGGCTCGCCCAAGATCCCGAGGCCGACGCGCTGCTGGACGAGGACCCGTTGGCGCTGCTCATCGGGATGGTTCTCGATCAGCAGGTACCTTTCGAGACCGCCTTCGCGGGCCCGAAGAAGATCGCCGACCGGATGGGCGGCTTCGGTGCGCATGAAATCGCCGAATTCGACCCCGACAAGTTCGCCGCGCTGTGCTCGGAAAAGCCTGCGATCCACCGCTTTCCGGGATCGATGGCCAAGCGGATCCAGACCCTGGCCCAGATCATCGTGGACCGTTACGACGGCGATGCGGCCGGCTTGTGGACCGCCGGCGACCCCGACGGCGCGGAGGTCCTGCGCCGAATCAAGGGGTTGCCCGGTTTCGGCGAGGTCAAGGCGCAGATCTTCCTGGCGTTGCTGGGCAAGCAGTACGGCGTCACTCCCGAGGGCTGGCGCGCGGCGGCCGGACAGTTCGGCAAGGCCGGCACGCACATCTCCGTCGCCGATATCGTCGACGCCCAATCGATGGGCGCGGTGCGTTCGTACAAGAAGCAGATGAAGGCAGCAGCCAAGAAGGGAAGGGCGGCAACGTGA
- a CDS encoding type IV toxin-antitoxin system AbiEi family antitoxin domain-containing protein, translating into MAIETCPKCGRTATLNGDVLIFVQEHGRPVRPEDVARHFGISTTRANWALCRLADGGLIVRLSRGVYSGDLELRRLVLDQLDRLAPA; encoded by the coding sequence ATGGCAATCGAAACATGTCCGAAGTGTGGCCGAACGGCCACGTTAAATGGCGATGTCTTGATATTCGTGCAGGAGCATGGACGGCCCGTGCGGCCGGAGGATGTGGCGCGACACTTCGGCATCTCCACCACACGCGCCAACTGGGCACTGTGCCGCCTTGCGGACGGGGGTTTGATTGTCAGGCTGAGCCGGGGCGTCTATAGCGGCGACCTTGAACTCAGACGGCTGGTGCTTGATCAGCTTGATCGGCTGGCCCCGGCGTGA